In Chthoniobacterales bacterium, one DNA window encodes the following:
- a CDS encoding right-handed parallel beta-helix repeat-containing protein yields MAILQRSRFSLVEVALSLAIICVLGISKSFGATLWVDQSFQDTESKGTRGEIFRTIQAGADRAKPGDTVIVKSGVYRESIRLKHGGNAGQPIRFHAQGAVIVDGADIIAPQKFREVTSEEERRSGVRVWRWDGYQARFRLSPGGTAENDATRDGWASLGPAGVEQIERYARADMLWIDSRLASEVRQRGALKPSQFWVEVDGAAKGLYLALAEDDLPENHVIEVSVREVLLSGQVSHIIVEGFHFTRASNWWDSGAITLPDNANDWTITGNRIDWNSWSGLHLHGTGHRIIGNDFCDNGAQGLSGANVSNVLFERNQTSRNNWKKFRWEFQGGGMKLCWAKGIRVIDHVAGENLGPGIWFDIDCENISVERSRVHHNTYAGIFFELATGGAVVRDNYCYANDGAGIFVAESRDVKVEHNLLFSNKRGLELRNIVRDVSTQDVQIHDNFFVDNGIGVFAPDDLVALRTNRNLDSSRNLFWGNLAWGTYSARPWWDFSKYISQPTTGLRSFDLEATTKELGFEKDSVIRNPHFDPVLKATYELVWP; encoded by the coding sequence GTGGCAATTCTTCAGCGATCAAGATTTTCCCTCGTCGAGGTCGCGCTCTCTCTAGCAATTATCTGCGTCCTCGGGATTTCCAAATCGTTTGGAGCCACCCTTTGGGTTGACCAAAGCTTCCAAGACACCGAATCCAAGGGAACACGAGGAGAGATCTTTCGCACCATTCAGGCAGGGGCCGATCGTGCCAAGCCGGGCGATACCGTCATCGTCAAATCCGGCGTATATCGAGAAAGTATTCGACTTAAGCATGGGGGGAATGCCGGTCAGCCGATCCGGTTTCATGCACAGGGAGCAGTGATCGTTGACGGAGCGGACATCATTGCTCCGCAGAAATTTCGAGAAGTCACCTCGGAAGAGGAAAGACGATCCGGAGTGCGCGTCTGGCGCTGGGACGGTTACCAGGCTCGGTTCCGACTGAGTCCGGGAGGGACGGCGGAGAACGACGCCACTCGGGACGGTTGGGCAAGTCTGGGACCAGCGGGGGTCGAGCAGATCGAAAGATACGCTCGCGCAGACATGCTGTGGATTGACTCCCGGCTGGCGTCAGAAGTGCGACAACGCGGGGCGCTTAAACCATCGCAATTTTGGGTCGAGGTCGATGGCGCGGCAAAAGGGCTCTATCTCGCGCTGGCGGAGGACGATCTTCCCGAGAATCACGTGATCGAAGTTTCGGTTCGCGAAGTTCTTTTGAGTGGCCAGGTTTCTCATATCATCGTTGAAGGGTTTCACTTCACCCGAGCTTCGAACTGGTGGGATTCCGGCGCAATTACGCTACCAGACAACGCGAACGACTGGACGATCACCGGGAATCGCATCGATTGGAACAGCTGGAGCGGGCTGCATTTGCACGGAACCGGTCATCGGATAATCGGGAACGATTTTTGCGACAACGGCGCGCAGGGGCTTTCCGGGGCGAACGTTTCAAACGTCCTCTTCGAACGAAACCAGACATCTCGAAACAATTGGAAAAAATTTCGATGGGAGTTTCAGGGCGGTGGAATGAAGCTCTGCTGGGCGAAGGGAATCCGCGTAATCGATCATGTAGCCGGGGAAAACCTCGGCCCGGGAATCTGGTTCGATATAGACTGCGAAAATATTTCGGTGGAGCGCAGTCGCGTTCATCACAACACCTACGCGGGAATTTTTTTCGAACTGGCAACCGGGGGCGCCGTGGTGCGGGACAACTATTGTTATGCGAATGACGGAGCCGGAATTTTTGTCGCGGAATCTCGAGACGTGAAAGTGGAGCACAATCTCCTGTTCTCGAACAAAAGGGGGCTGGAGCTTCGAAATATCGTCCGCGACGTATCTACTCAGGACGTGCAAATTCATGACAATTTTTTCGTGGATAATGGCATCGGGGTTTTTGCTCCTGACGATCTGGTCGCATTGAGAACCAATCGGAACCTCGACTCTTCCCGGAATCTCTTCTGGGGAAATCTCGCATGGGGCACATATTCGGCGCGGCCATGGTGGGACTTCTCCAAATATATTTCTCAACCCACAACAGGACTTCGTTCCTTCGATCTGGAGGCAACTACGAAAGAATTGGGATTCGAGAAGGATTCCGTGATCCGAAATCCTCACTTCGACCCCGTGCTGAAAGCAACTTATGAGCTTGTCTGGCCTTAG
- a CDS encoding polysaccharide biosynthesis tyrosine autokinase, with protein sequence MNEPPANKLHLLDYLRVVRVRWPIMLVIFLLVVTTTVVITLLLPKQYESTALIQVQENSNFEIFQQGGMRGGTDPRFTSTQFEILQSKEVLNPVIEKLDLAKKWEERYEIKSKELVYRKLKRMMSLKEERNTDLISISILSPSKEEAADIANSLAESYQQARIREQQSWVSKSLSTLEAEVEKQRDKTEKLRGIAADLRVKSQINDLNPESVEDPMQANERVLMSVEEEVSTQRLKTAAWAAKYDQISKMSDDQIMASIATLEVEDDTIKTILPLYQEASSEEARLIKGGYGAEHPMVKAQTAKKDTYWKQLSGRIEGLRTALLARLNTEKDSLKNLEEKLAESREEQQESKTKASSYYEAKNNYIQSKKVLEAAETRFWTEMMQRSMPLNPAIIWERAEQAEFPARPRVALNVALGIVFGLMLGFGVAFFIEYLDTSVKTMEDIETYFGLPVLAVVPRGVGVLMDLPPGAPDAEPYRILRTNVEFNRKHADAKVMTMVSGGPGEGKSTTLVNLAYTFAQSGLKTIVVDADLRRPTQHKIFGVNNAKGLTDYLSKGVPIDELILSTKVEGLSMVPSGKLPAGAIAMLNSRRMVALISELKTKFDMILIDAPPILGVSDSSVIVRAVELTIIVIQHRRFPRSMLLRVKNGVINAGGNLLGAVLNQVDVRLDQYYQYQTNYYGYHEDAEKEARQTAKAAKNVTPPLAVASKSARPSSRDEY encoded by the coding sequence ATGAACGAACCTCCCGCAAACAAGCTGCACCTTCTCGACTACCTGCGCGTCGTGCGAGTGCGCTGGCCGATCATGCTGGTGATCTTTCTTCTGGTCGTCACGACGACCGTGGTCATCACCTTGCTTTTGCCGAAGCAATACGAGTCAACGGCGCTGATCCAGGTTCAGGAAAACAGCAACTTCGAGATCTTCCAGCAAGGTGGCATGCGCGGGGGAACGGACCCCCGCTTCACGAGCACGCAGTTCGAGATTCTCCAGAGCAAGGAGGTCCTCAATCCCGTCATCGAAAAGCTCGATCTGGCCAAGAAATGGGAGGAGCGATACGAGATCAAATCCAAGGAACTCGTCTACAGGAAGCTCAAGCGGATGATGTCTCTCAAGGAGGAGCGCAATACCGATCTCATTTCCATTTCCATCCTGAGCCCCAGCAAGGAGGAGGCCGCCGACATCGCCAACAGCCTCGCCGAATCCTATCAGCAGGCGCGCATTCGGGAGCAGCAATCCTGGGTCAGCAAATCTCTCTCCACTCTCGAAGCCGAGGTCGAGAAACAGCGCGACAAGACGGAGAAGCTCCGCGGGATCGCGGCTGATTTGCGCGTGAAGTCTCAGATCAACGACCTCAACCCCGAGAGCGTCGAGGATCCCATGCAGGCCAACGAGCGCGTGCTCATGAGCGTGGAAGAAGAGGTGAGCACGCAGCGCCTGAAAACAGCAGCATGGGCGGCCAAATACGACCAGATTTCCAAGATGTCGGACGACCAGATCATGGCCAGCATCGCCACGCTGGAAGTGGAGGACGACACGATCAAGACAATCCTGCCCCTCTATCAGGAGGCCTCTTCCGAAGAAGCGCGTCTGATCAAGGGCGGTTACGGCGCCGAACATCCCATGGTGAAGGCGCAGACCGCCAAGAAGGATACCTACTGGAAACAGCTTTCCGGAAGAATCGAAGGCCTGCGCACTGCGCTGCTGGCTCGCCTGAACACGGAAAAGGACTCGTTGAAGAATCTCGAGGAAAAGCTCGCCGAGAGCCGCGAGGAACAACAGGAGTCCAAAACGAAGGCGAGTTCCTATTACGAGGCGAAGAACAATTACATCCAGTCGAAGAAGGTTCTCGAGGCTGCGGAAACACGGTTCTGGACCGAGATGATGCAGCGCAGCATGCCGCTGAATCCGGCCATCATCTGGGAACGCGCGGAGCAGGCGGAGTTTCCGGCACGGCCCCGAGTCGCCCTGAACGTCGCGCTAGGAATTGTCTTCGGCCTGATGCTCGGCTTCGGCGTCGCGTTCTTCATCGAGTATCTCGACACCAGCGTGAAGACAATGGAGGACATCGAGACATATTTCGGCCTCCCGGTCCTCGCGGTCGTGCCGCGTGGCGTGGGCGTGCTAATGGATCTTCCGCCCGGGGCGCCCGATGCCGAACCCTATCGAATCCTGCGCACGAACGTGGAGTTCAACCGGAAGCACGCGGACGCGAAGGTGATGACGATGGTCAGCGGCGGCCCGGGCGAAGGCAAGTCGACCACGCTCGTGAACCTTGCCTACACGTTCGCGCAGTCGGGATTGAAGACGATCGTCGTCGACGCGGATCTGCGCCGCCCGACTCAGCACAAGATCTTTGGCGTCAACAACGCGAAGGGGCTGACCGACTATCTCTCGAAAGGCGTGCCGATCGACGAGCTCATCCTTTCGACAAAGGTCGAGGGGCTGAGCATGGTGCCCAGCGGCAAGCTGCCGGCCGGGGCGATCGCGATGCTGAATTCTCGCCGCATGGTCGCGCTCATCAGCGAACTCAAGACGAAGTTCGACATGATCCTGATCGATGCGCCGCCGATTCTGGGCGTGAGCGATTCGTCGGTCATCGTTCGTGCGGTGGAACTCACAATTATCGTGATCCAGCATCGTCGCTTCCCGCGGTCCATGCTGCTTCGCGTAAAGAACGGGGTGATCAACGCCGGGGGCAACCTGCTCGGCGCGGTGCTCAATCAGGTCGATGTCCGACTCGACCAATACTACCAGTATCAGACCAATTACTACGGCTACCACGAGGATGCCGAAAAGGAGGCCAGGCAGACTGCCAAGGCCGCCAAGAATGTCACGCCGCCGCTGGCTGTCGCGAGCAAGTCCGCCCGCCCCAGTTCCCGTGACGAATACTGA
- a CDS encoding polysaccharide biosynthesis/export family protein, with protein MHFRFVSASFCAALLLLAGCATKSNPDVPTLAAMAEDSDNQLNDAIRLRAGDSIDIRLGGVPREEIEQVSGSYTVDTEGYVNVPQVGRIEGAGLTQQELQSAIENAFKGKGVYTNPTVTVSVPLMARFVNVGGEVRLPQRVQYTPDLTVLAAITAAGGFTEYASQSRVRLYRGMEVVQVDMRKIRRDPGNDIPLQPGDTIEVMRSFF; from the coding sequence ATGCATTTCCGTTTTGTTTCGGCCTCGTTTTGCGCGGCCCTGCTCCTCCTCGCCGGCTGCGCCACCAAGAGCAACCCGGATGTTCCGACCCTCGCTGCGATGGCCGAAGATTCCGACAATCAGCTCAACGACGCCATTCGGTTGCGCGCCGGTGATTCGATCGACATCCGTCTCGGCGGCGTCCCCCGGGAGGAGATCGAGCAAGTCTCCGGATCCTACACGGTCGATACCGAAGGCTACGTGAACGTGCCGCAGGTCGGCCGAATCGAAGGCGCCGGACTCACGCAGCAGGAGCTCCAATCCGCGATCGAAAACGCTTTCAAAGGCAAGGGCGTCTATACGAATCCGACTGTGACGGTGAGCGTGCCGCTGATGGCTCGCTTTGTGAATGTCGGGGGCGAGGTGCGTCTGCCGCAACGCGTGCAATACACGCCCGACCTCACCGTGCTCGCCGCCATCACGGCCGCGGGCGGCTTTACCGAATATGCCTCGCAGAGCCGCGTGCGGCTTTATCGCGGCATGGAAGTCGTGCAGGTCGACATGCGCAAGATTCGCCGCGACCCGGGTAACGACATTCCGCTTCAGCCCGGCGACACGATCGAAGTGATGCGCAGCTTCTTCTGA
- a CDS encoding histone deacetylase, translating into MSIPIYFHPGYEAPIGEHIMPIRKFRLVAEALRNEPGLDLHEPAPVTIDDLRHVHSVEYIEAVRTGEPRTLAESQKFPWSPELFRSVLLTSGGVYAAAFAALETRVSAALASGFHHSCADHGEGFCTFNGLVVALEKLRARGRIRRAAVLDMDLHYGNGTASLAESRDWMFALSIYGNDYWQNVPYADVATVRHPEGDNHASAVLPNGCRGDEMLAILEAQLPRLLEGGRPDILLYQAGADPLRDDPYSPLDLGAEDLMARDRRVFEFARDAGLPVAWVLAGGYTPDTSKVAAVHVNTARACAEVFAA; encoded by the coding sequence GTGAGCATCCCGATTTATTTTCATCCCGGCTACGAGGCGCCGATTGGCGAGCACATCATGCCGATTCGCAAGTTCCGCCTCGTCGCGGAGGCCCTGCGCAACGAGCCGGGCCTCGACCTGCACGAGCCGGCGCCCGTCACGATCGACGATCTCCGACACGTCCATTCCGTCGAATACATCGAGGCCGTGCGGACCGGCGAGCCGCGCACCCTTGCCGAGTCTCAGAAATTCCCGTGGTCGCCGGAGCTTTTTCGATCGGTGCTCCTGACCAGCGGCGGAGTTTACGCCGCAGCCTTTGCCGCGCTCGAGACGCGGGTTTCCGCCGCCCTCGCCAGTGGATTCCACCACTCGTGCGCCGATCACGGCGAAGGCTTTTGCACGTTCAATGGCCTCGTCGTTGCGTTGGAAAAACTGCGGGCCCGCGGTCGCATCCGGCGGGCGGCCGTGCTCGACATGGACCTCCATTACGGCAACGGCACGGCCTCGCTCGCCGAGAGCCGCGACTGGATGTTCGCCCTCTCGATCTACGGGAACGATTACTGGCAGAACGTGCCCTATGCCGATGTGGCAACCGTGCGCCATCCGGAGGGCGACAACCACGCGTCGGCAGTTCTTCCGAACGGCTGTCGCGGCGATGAAATGCTCGCCATCCTCGAGGCGCAGCTCCCGCGTCTGCTCGAAGGTGGTCGGCCGGACATCCTGCTTTATCAGGCCGGGGCCGATCCCCTGCGCGACGATCCCTATTCCCCGCTCGACCTCGGTGCCGAGGACCTCATGGCCCGCGACCGCCGCGTCTTCGAGTTCGCCCGGGACGCCGGCCTCCCCGTCGCCTGGGTCCTCGCCGGCGGATACACGCCCGACACATCGAAAGTCGCCGCCGTCCACGTGAATACCGCCCGCGCCTGCGCCGAGGTCTTCGCGGCATGA
- the gnd gene encoding decarboxylating NADP(+)-dependent phosphogluconate dehydrogenase has protein sequence MSNSDIGLIGLAVMGENLVLNMESKGFSVSVYNRTTAVTEKFAEGRAKGKNILPTKTLEEFVASLKRPRRAMIMVKAGGPVDAVIDQLIPLLEEGDIIIDGGNSLWTDTQRREKALKEKGLHYVGTGVSGGEEGALKGPSIMPGGSKESWDALGPIFQKISAHVDGEPCCRHMGPDGAGHYVKMVHNGIEYGDMQLICEAYAILKATINPTADEFHEIFAEWNKGELNSYLIEITEQIFAKKDEETGTPIVDLILDKAGQKGTGKWTVGNAVEHGVVLSTVNAAVEARILSSMKAKRVAASKILPSWTGTPYTGDRQAIIDAVRDALYASKIVSYAQGLDLLGTASKFYDWNLNFGDIATIWRGGCIIRAAFLNRIKEAYETNPGLENLMLAPFFTDVFAKSQAGWRKAICAAVEAGVAAPAFTASLGYYDSYRTERLPSNLLQAQRDFFGAHTYERVDKPAGEFFHTNWTGQGGSTTSNSYNA, from the coding sequence ATGAGCAACTCCGATATCGGTCTAATTGGCCTCGCCGTCATGGGCGAGAATCTCGTCCTCAACATGGAGAGCAAGGGCTTCTCCGTCAGTGTTTACAACCGCACCACCGCGGTTACCGAGAAGTTTGCCGAAGGCCGCGCGAAGGGTAAAAACATCCTGCCGACGAAGACGCTCGAAGAATTCGTCGCCTCGCTCAAGCGCCCCCGCCGCGCGATGATCATGGTGAAGGCCGGCGGCCCGGTTGACGCCGTCATCGACCAGCTCATCCCGCTCCTCGAGGAAGGAGACATCATCATCGACGGCGGCAACTCGCTCTGGACCGATACCCAGCGCCGCGAGAAGGCCCTCAAGGAAAAGGGCCTTCATTACGTCGGCACCGGCGTCTCCGGCGGTGAGGAAGGCGCGCTCAAGGGCCCGTCGATCATGCCCGGCGGCTCGAAGGAGTCGTGGGACGCCCTCGGCCCGATCTTCCAGAAAATCTCCGCCCACGTGGACGGCGAGCCCTGCTGCCGCCACATGGGTCCCGACGGCGCCGGCCACTACGTGAAGATGGTCCACAACGGCATCGAATACGGCGACATGCAGCTCATCTGCGAGGCCTACGCGATCCTCAAGGCGACGATCAACCCGACCGCCGACGAGTTCCACGAGATCTTCGCCGAGTGGAACAAGGGTGAACTCAACAGCTACCTCATCGAGATCACCGAGCAGATCTTCGCGAAGAAGGACGAGGAGACTGGCACGCCGATCGTCGACCTCATCCTCGACAAGGCCGGCCAGAAGGGCACTGGCAAGTGGACCGTCGGCAATGCCGTCGAGCACGGTGTCGTCCTCTCGACCGTGAACGCCGCCGTGGAGGCCCGCATCCTCTCGTCGATGAAGGCGAAGCGCGTCGCTGCGAGCAAGATCCTCCCCAGCTGGACCGGCACGCCTTACACCGGCGACCGCCAGGCGATCATCGACGCCGTCCGCGACGCACTCTATGCGAGCAAGATCGTGAGCTACGCGCAGGGTCTCGACCTCCTCGGCACCGCCAGCAAGTTCTACGACTGGAATCTGAACTTCGGCGACATCGCCACGATCTGGCGCGGCGGCTGCATCATCCGGGCGGCCTTCCTCAACCGCATCAAGGAAGCCTACGAGACGAACCCCGGCCTCGAGAATCTCATGCTGGCGCCGTTCTTCACCGACGTCTTCGCCAAGTCGCAGGCCGGCTGGCGCAAGGCCATCTGCGCCGCCGTCGAGGCTGGCGTGGCGGCCCCCGCGTTCACCGCGAGCCTTGGCTACTACGACAGCTACCGCACCGAGCGCCTGCCCTCGAACCTGCTCCAGGCCCAGCGCGACTTTTTCGGCGCGCATACCTACGAGCGTGTGGACAAGCCGGCCGGCGAGTTCTTCCACACGAACTGGACGGGCCAGGGCGGCTCGACAACGTCGAACAGCTACAACGCCTGA
- the pgsA gene encoding CDP-diacylglycerol--glycerol-3-phosphate 3-phosphatidyltransferase, whose protein sequence is MNLPNQLTVGRLVLSVFFVACLSVKFPFSHTAALVLFLIATITDYLDGVIARRHGLITDFGKLMDPLADKILTAAAFICLLPFGAMPGWVVIIIIAREFLITGLRLLAGAKGVVLPAEKLGKHKTAWQMATIIFFLLLLALSDWSSSRLAWVPVAWSSVGPVMVTITTVLTVYSGMGYFWKNRALIENA, encoded by the coding sequence ATGAATCTGCCGAACCAACTCACCGTCGGTCGCCTTGTGTTGAGCGTCTTTTTCGTGGCGTGCCTGTCGGTGAAATTTCCCTTCAGTCACACGGCGGCCTTGGTCCTCTTTCTCATCGCGACCATTACCGATTACCTCGATGGCGTGATCGCGCGCCGTCACGGACTGATTACCGATTTCGGAAAGTTGATGGATCCCCTCGCTGACAAGATTCTCACGGCGGCGGCGTTCATCTGCCTCCTCCCCTTCGGAGCCATGCCCGGATGGGTAGTCATCATTATCATCGCGCGCGAGTTCCTTATCACCGGTCTGCGCCTGCTTGCCGGAGCAAAGGGCGTGGTGCTCCCGGCCGAAAAACTCGGCAAGCACAAGACCGCGTGGCAGATGGCCACGATCATTTTCTTCCTGCTGCTGCTGGCGTTGAGTGACTGGAGCTCCAGTCGTCTCGCCTGGGTGCCCGTCGCGTGGAGCTCGGTCGGCCCGGTAATGGTGACGATCACCACTGTGCTGACCGTCTATTCCGGGATGGGCTATTTCTGGAAAAACCGGGCGCTCATCGAGAACGCGTAG